A single window of Diachasmimorpha longicaudata isolate KC_UGA_2023 chromosome 12, iyDiaLong2, whole genome shotgun sequence DNA harbors:
- the LOC135167914 gene encoding AF4/FMR2 family member lilli isoform X6 — protein MKRPRVDRDRLRERERQARAAMSVQAEQAAAGGGPDSRHGHHNHGHHHHHANSHASSASSLFRAPVKVNPDAQDRATQQIQSKLGNYSRVKHLLVEPQMLFGVVDVPPSPAPASGAPPRLQSRSNCPNSPSTQEFKKPGCNGSRGGSSTSHTSQRGGFVKPADGKPPYGGRGGYPGQPVKHGGNSNDHRSHGIIPAKGPPLGTGGNSAGNSSGPASSGNCPPLTGNTRIHAAGSRPIRPPADNGMRHDLNDSADLENILKEMTMPPTPLTAIAQTPRKETESKFTFNPVLAKLTEVPPPDSSKPPQRERHGSRLSSDLARDLSLSEDSDDDGLKQGATSRLQRPRSPVPNMDLPSTLLPPMMPAPLPLTPVETSPMAMSPLGPLLLPRPLSPPRATPPKQLSPERLLSPLAPSPRKHSQSPGVQLRPPSPPGHAPQSSGSASSSSDSGSDSGSDSSDDSEDENGPVLTKGPSTPPPASPRASLEEPPAEESKPRWNLSSFLDQKSVQSGLNSDNKLSQDVLRRDSSPEEVPKDSRTSRSDGDDDWQANETIKRTRGSALATLSDSDHTSDTDKKKIEEPRVVIPEKPKPPDVRKRGRPRKSVKEAVKSPKSHRTIAEEAKPSSKRNRQRSVSSPKKKKTPVTKATVESSEDEASDVRSSDSECDQRIPPPAALPEKRESRLSLSSSEDERPTKHSASEDESDWRRLPTKRSKLMDSPKKQEKKKSPTKAKPRRPRPRVTNTSGCASDSDSESETAHRNNRQIARVPPRPRAPPTRATSLDNSDSDNSSAPKLQEEDGGNVQDKKKSDTLRKLFSTAKGGAKGGGKGGKGGKGGGKCGIYVEEYTGTANTPTGSESPYKRPSSQASTLPSFPSLTYANGMPSLICKIDLNRIPHIPQSSRGQELRERTELPDTRPASRQSNVKTERPPTPEEGEIIDTVSPTDYRTHGDNNEIDDKVKRTIKSDNDSKNRAGPSGSGTSGASGLNGNAPKRKRNPSCTSVSSVSVCSVESKVKSEHKEKKKRKRKHGDKEAGIGRPASRQNDAQPTNHEREEKPDIHLLPPPAAPPQRVFFSYFNPLNEVQEDQVRDQNQYLTEAKRLKHSADQECELTAQGMLYLEAVLYFLLTGHAMESDPVTDRASFTMYKDTLSLIKYISSKFKSQQNNSPESSIHNKLAILSLWCQSLIYLKLFKMRKNETKEIQKIVGDYHQKCAFQFASSQSTQSTAVQPEGQGTPSLSPTPSPAGSVGSVGSQSSGYSSGELANRGAATGQPPAAMYVSVPLNVHSAMQKLTHQFSLLMSCHELWDQANALVTDKHREFFVELDEKLGPLTLKSSLRDLVRYVQAGIKKLRAL, from the exons CGTGGACCGGGACCGGCTTCGAGAGCGTGAGCGTCAGGCACGCGCGGCGATGTCGGTCCAGGCAGAGCAAGCGGCAGCAGGCGGTGGTCCGGATTCCCGCCACGGCCACCACAACCACGGCCACCATCATCATCACGCCAATTCCCACGCATCCTCTGCCTCTTCGCTCTTCCGTGCTCCCGTCAAG GTTAATCCTGACGCGCAAGATCGTGCCACCCAGCAAATCCAGTCAAAATTGGGCAATTACTCACGTGTGAAGCACCTACTGGTCGAGCCTCAGATGCTGTTCGGTGTGGTTGATGTACCACCGAGTCCAGCACCAGCCTCAGGTGCACCACCACGATTACAAAGTAGAAGTAATTGTCCAAATTCACCTTCAACCCAAGAGTTTAAGAAACCTGGCTGCAATGGTTCACGTGGTGGATCATCAACCAGCCACACATCACAAAGAGGTGGTTTTGTTAAACCCGCTGATGGTAAGCCACCCTATGGTGGACGTGGTGGTTATCCAGGCCAACCAGTTAAACATGGTGGCAATAGCAATGATCACAGAAGCCACGGTATTATACCAGCAAAGGGACCACCACTTGGGACTGGTGGAAATTCAGCCGGAAATAGCTCTGGCCCTGCCTCTTCCGGTAACTGTCCTCCTTTGACTGGTAATACGAGAATTCATGCTGCTGGATCCAGGCCTATCAGGCCACCCGCTGATAAT GGAATGAGACATGATCTCAACGATAGTGCCGACCTCGAGAATATCCTCAAG GAAATGACGATGCCGCCCACACCTCTGACGGCAATCGCACAGACGCCCAGGAAAGAAACCGAGTCTAAGTTTACGTTTAATCCGGTTCTCGCTAAG cTGACTGAAGTGCCACCACCGGATTCTTCCAAACCACCAC AACGCGAGAGACATGGGAGCAGATTATCTTC tGATCTGGCACGTGATTTGAGCCTCTCTGAGGACAGCGACGACGATGGTCTCAAG CAGGGTGCAACATCAAGATTACAAAGGCCCAGATCGCCCGTGCCAAATATGGA TTTGCCATCAACACTCCTCCCTCCAATGATGCCAGCGCCTCTTCCCTTGACTCCGGTGGAGACATCCCCAATGGCGATGTCACCACTGGGTCCCCTGTTGCTCCCCCGTCCTCTATCACCGCCACGAGCAACTCCCCCGAAGCAATTATCACCGGAGCGTTTGCTGTCACCATTGGCTCCATCCCCCCGAAAGCACTCGCAGAGCCCAGGTGTCCAGTTGCGACCTCCCAGTCCACCAGGTCATGCACCCCAGAGTTCTGGATCGGCTTCATCGAGCTCTGATTCCGGTTCGGACTCGGGATCGGACAGTAGTGATGACTCTGAAGACGAGAATGGACCGGTATTAACTAAAGGTCCTAGCACACCACCACCAGCATCACCAAGGGCATCACTTGAAGAACCACCGGCTGAGGAATCCAAGCCCCGTTGGAACTTGAGTAGCTTTCTGGACCAAAAGTCAGTACAATCTGGTCTGAATTCAGACAACAAATTGTCCCAGGATGTGCTGAGACGAGACAGTTCGCCTGAGGAAGTGCCAAAAGACTCGCGGACAAGTAGATCGGATGGTGATGATGACTGGCAGGCGAACGAGACGATAAAGAGAACAAGAGGTTCAGCTCTAGCGACTCTCAGCGACAGTGATCACACCTCCGACACAGACAAGAAGAAGATTGAGGAGCCCAGAGTGGTGATACCTGAGAAGCCGAAGCCCCCGGACGTGCGTAAACGCGGTAGACCCAGAAAATCGGTCAAAGAGGCTGTCAAAAGTCCAAAGAGCCACAGAACGATTGCTGAGGAGGCAAAACCGAGCTCCAAGCGCAACAGACAGCGAAGTGTCAGTAGTCCCAAGAAGAAGAAGACGCCAGTGACAAAAGCCACGGTTGAAAGTAGCGAGGACGAAGCCAGTGATGTCAG ATCAAGTGACTCCGAATGCGACCAAAGGATTCCTCCACCAGCCGCACTTCCGGAGAAACGTGAATCCCGACTGAGTTTGTCATCAAGTGAAGATGAGAGACCAACAAAGCACAGTGCCTCTGAAGACGAATCTGACTGGAGACGACTACCGACAAAGCGCTCAAAACTGATGGACTCACCAAAGAAAcaggagaagaagaagagtcCGACGAAGGCAAAGCCCCGACGTCCACGACCACGGGTGACAAACACCTCAGGTTGTGCAAGCGATTCGGACAGTGAATCTGAGACAGCTCACAGAAATAACAGGCAAATAGCGAGGGTACCACCACGTCCACGTGCCCCTCCAACGCGTGCAACATCATTGGATAATTCCGACAGTGACAATAGTTCAGCACCAAAGCTTCAGGAGGAAGACGGTGGTAATGTTCAAGATAAGAAGAAGAGTGACACATTGAGAAAGCTCTTTTCAACTGCCAAGGGTGGCGCAAAGGGTGGTGGTAAGGGTGGAAAAGGTGGAAAGGGCGGTGGTAAATGTGGTATTTACGTTGAAGAGTACACAGGCACAGCAAACACACCGACGGGTAGTGAAAGCCCATACAAAAGGCCTTCATCACAGGCTTCCACATTACCAAGTTTTCCATCCCTAACGTATGCCAATGGAATGCCAAGTCtaatatgtaaaatcgatttAAATAGAATCCCTCATATACCCCAATCGTCAAGGGGACAAGAGCTCAGAGAGAGAACAGAATTGCCCGACACAAGGCCAGCATCACGACAATCCAATGTTAAAACGGAACGCCCACCTACCCCTGAGGAGGGCGAAATTATTGATACAGTGTCACCAACAGACTACAGAACTCACGGTGATAACAATGAGATTGATGACAAAGTTAAACGTACAATTAAAAGTGATAATGATAGTAAGAATAGAGCGGGTCCCAGTGGTAGTGGTACAAGTGGTGCTAGTGGATTGAACGGTAATGCACCTAAACGAAAACGTAATCCAAGTTGTACTTCTGTTTCGAGTGTTAGTGTTTGTTCAGTTGAGTCTAAAGTTAAGTCTGAGCAcaaggagaagaagaagaggaaacGGAAACACGGGGACAAGGAGGCAGGAATAGGGAGACCGGCTTCACGACAG AATGATGCACAACCAACTAATCACGAACGGGAAGAGAAGCCTGATATTCACCTGCTGCCACCACCGGCAGCGCCACCCCAGAGGGTATTCTTCTCCTACTTCAATCCCCTGAATGAAGTTCAAGAGGACCAGGTTCG GGACCAAAATCAGTACCTGACAGAAGCTAAAAGATTGAAGCACAGCGCAGACCAAGAGTGTGAATTAACAGCCCAGGGTATGTTGTACTTGGAGGCAGTCCTGTACTTCCTTTTAACCGGTCATGCTATGGAGTCCGATCCGGTAACTGACAGGGCCTCCTTCACCATGTACAAGGACACACTCAGTCTCATCAA GTACATCTCTTCCAAATTCAAGAGCCAACAGAACAATTCACCCGAGAGTAGTATACACAACAAGTTGGCGATCTTGAG TTTATGGTGCCAGTCCCTTATTTACCTGAAACTCTtcaaaatgaggaaaaatgaaaccAAAGAGATTCAGAAGATCGTTGGTGATTATCATCAAAAG TGTGCATTCCAGTTCGCTTCTTCACAGTCAACACAGTCAACTGCTGTACAGCCTGAGGGCCAAGGTActccctctctctcacccACCCCGTCGCCAGCAGGTTCGGTTGGGTCAGTTGGTAGTCAGAGCTCGGGTTACAGCAGTGGCGAATTAGCAAATCGTGGGGCTGCGACTGGACAACCACCAGCAGCAATGTACGTCAGTGTTCCATTAAATGTTCATTCGGCTATGCAGAAATTGACTCATCAGTTTTCATTACTTATGAGTTGCCATGAACTTTGGGATCAGGCTAATGCACTTGTGACTGATAAGCATCGTG aatttttcgtcGAATTGGATGAAAAACTTGGTCCCCTCACGTTGAAGAGCTCCCTGCGAGACCTAGTGCGTTACGTGCAAGCTGGAATAAAGAAACTACGAGCCCTCTGA
- the LOC135167914 gene encoding AF4/FMR2 family member lilli isoform X2, which yields MASGNVHSISKGMRSHRGKRSVDRDRLRERERQARAAMSVQAEQAAAGGGPDSRHGHHNHGHHHHHANSHASSASSLFRAPVKVNPDAQDRATQQIQSKLGNYSRVKHLLVEPQMLFGVVDVPPSPAPASGAPPRLQSRSNCPNSPSTQEFKKPGCNGSRGGSSTSHTSQRGGFVKPADGKPPYGGRGGYPGQPVKHGGNSNDHRSHGIIPAKGPPLGTGGNSAGNSSGPASSGNCPPLTGNTRIHAAGSRPIRPPADNGMRHDLNDSADLENILKEMTMPPTPLTAIAQTPRKETESKFTFNPVLAKLTEVPPPDSSKPPQRERHGSRLSSDLARDLSLSEDSDDDGLKQGATSRLQRPRSPVPNMDLPSTLLPPMMPAPLPLTPVETSPMAMSPLGPLLLPRPLSPPRATPPKQLSPERLLSPLAPSPRKHSQSPGVQLRPPSPPGHAPQSSGSASSSSDSGSDSGSDSSDDSEDENGPVLTKGPSTPPPASPRASLEEPPAEESKPRWNLSSFLDQKSVQSGLNSDNKLSQDVLRRDSSPEEVPKDSRTSRSDGDDDWQANETIKRTRGSALATLSDSDHTSDTDKKKIEEPRVVIPEKPKPPDVRKRGRPRKSVKEAVKSPKSHRTIAEEAKPSSKRNRQRSVSSPKKKKTPVTKATVESSEDEASDVRSSDSECDQRIPPPAALPEKRESRLSLSSSEDERPTKHSASEDESDWRRLPTKRSKLMDSPKKQEKKKSPTKAKPRRPRPRVTNTSGCASDSDSESETAHRNNRQIARVPPRPRAPPTRATSLDNSDSDNSSAPKLQEEDGGNVQDKKKSDTLRKLFSTAKGGAKGGGKGGKGGKGGGKCGIYVEEYTGTANTPTGSESPYKRPSSQASTLPSFPSLTYANGMPSLICKIDLNRIPHIPQSSRGQELRERTELPDTRPASRQSNVKTERPPTPEEGEIIDTVSPTDYRTHGDNNEIDDKVKRTIKSDNDSKNRAGPSGSGTSGASGLNGNAPKRKRNPSCTSVSSVSVCSVESKVKSEHKEKKKRKRKHGDKEAGIGRPASRQNDAQPTNHEREEKPDIHLLPPPAAPPQRVFFSYFNPLNEVQEDQVRDQNQYLTEAKRLKHSADQECELTAQGMLYLEAVLYFLLTGHAMESDPVTDRASFTMYKDTLSLIKYISSKFKSQQNNSPESSIHNKLAILSLWCQSLIYLKLFKMRKNETKEIQKIVGDYHQKCAFQFASSQSTQSTAVQPEGQGTPSLSPTPSPAGSVGSVGSQSSGYSSGELANRGAATGQPPAAMYVSVPLNVHSAMQKLTHQFSLLMSCHELWDQANALVTDKHREFFVELDEKLGPLTLKSSLRDLVRYVQAGIKKLRAL from the exons CGTGGACCGGGACCGGCTTCGAGAGCGTGAGCGTCAGGCACGCGCGGCGATGTCGGTCCAGGCAGAGCAAGCGGCAGCAGGCGGTGGTCCGGATTCCCGCCACGGCCACCACAACCACGGCCACCATCATCATCACGCCAATTCCCACGCATCCTCTGCCTCTTCGCTCTTCCGTGCTCCCGTCAAG GTTAATCCTGACGCGCAAGATCGTGCCACCCAGCAAATCCAGTCAAAATTGGGCAATTACTCACGTGTGAAGCACCTACTGGTCGAGCCTCAGATGCTGTTCGGTGTGGTTGATGTACCACCGAGTCCAGCACCAGCCTCAGGTGCACCACCACGATTACAAAGTAGAAGTAATTGTCCAAATTCACCTTCAACCCAAGAGTTTAAGAAACCTGGCTGCAATGGTTCACGTGGTGGATCATCAACCAGCCACACATCACAAAGAGGTGGTTTTGTTAAACCCGCTGATGGTAAGCCACCCTATGGTGGACGTGGTGGTTATCCAGGCCAACCAGTTAAACATGGTGGCAATAGCAATGATCACAGAAGCCACGGTATTATACCAGCAAAGGGACCACCACTTGGGACTGGTGGAAATTCAGCCGGAAATAGCTCTGGCCCTGCCTCTTCCGGTAACTGTCCTCCTTTGACTGGTAATACGAGAATTCATGCTGCTGGATCCAGGCCTATCAGGCCACCCGCTGATAAT GGAATGAGACATGATCTCAACGATAGTGCCGACCTCGAGAATATCCTCAAG GAAATGACGATGCCGCCCACACCTCTGACGGCAATCGCACAGACGCCCAGGAAAGAAACCGAGTCTAAGTTTACGTTTAATCCGGTTCTCGCTAAG cTGACTGAAGTGCCACCACCGGATTCTTCCAAACCACCAC AACGCGAGAGACATGGGAGCAGATTATCTTC tGATCTGGCACGTGATTTGAGCCTCTCTGAGGACAGCGACGACGATGGTCTCAAG CAGGGTGCAACATCAAGATTACAAAGGCCCAGATCGCCCGTGCCAAATATGGA TTTGCCATCAACACTCCTCCCTCCAATGATGCCAGCGCCTCTTCCCTTGACTCCGGTGGAGACATCCCCAATGGCGATGTCACCACTGGGTCCCCTGTTGCTCCCCCGTCCTCTATCACCGCCACGAGCAACTCCCCCGAAGCAATTATCACCGGAGCGTTTGCTGTCACCATTGGCTCCATCCCCCCGAAAGCACTCGCAGAGCCCAGGTGTCCAGTTGCGACCTCCCAGTCCACCAGGTCATGCACCCCAGAGTTCTGGATCGGCTTCATCGAGCTCTGATTCCGGTTCGGACTCGGGATCGGACAGTAGTGATGACTCTGAAGACGAGAATGGACCGGTATTAACTAAAGGTCCTAGCACACCACCACCAGCATCACCAAGGGCATCACTTGAAGAACCACCGGCTGAGGAATCCAAGCCCCGTTGGAACTTGAGTAGCTTTCTGGACCAAAAGTCAGTACAATCTGGTCTGAATTCAGACAACAAATTGTCCCAGGATGTGCTGAGACGAGACAGTTCGCCTGAGGAAGTGCCAAAAGACTCGCGGACAAGTAGATCGGATGGTGATGATGACTGGCAGGCGAACGAGACGATAAAGAGAACAAGAGGTTCAGCTCTAGCGACTCTCAGCGACAGTGATCACACCTCCGACACAGACAAGAAGAAGATTGAGGAGCCCAGAGTGGTGATACCTGAGAAGCCGAAGCCCCCGGACGTGCGTAAACGCGGTAGACCCAGAAAATCGGTCAAAGAGGCTGTCAAAAGTCCAAAGAGCCACAGAACGATTGCTGAGGAGGCAAAACCGAGCTCCAAGCGCAACAGACAGCGAAGTGTCAGTAGTCCCAAGAAGAAGAAGACGCCAGTGACAAAAGCCACGGTTGAAAGTAGCGAGGACGAAGCCAGTGATGTCAG ATCAAGTGACTCCGAATGCGACCAAAGGATTCCTCCACCAGCCGCACTTCCGGAGAAACGTGAATCCCGACTGAGTTTGTCATCAAGTGAAGATGAGAGACCAACAAAGCACAGTGCCTCTGAAGACGAATCTGACTGGAGACGACTACCGACAAAGCGCTCAAAACTGATGGACTCACCAAAGAAAcaggagaagaagaagagtcCGACGAAGGCAAAGCCCCGACGTCCACGACCACGGGTGACAAACACCTCAGGTTGTGCAAGCGATTCGGACAGTGAATCTGAGACAGCTCACAGAAATAACAGGCAAATAGCGAGGGTACCACCACGTCCACGTGCCCCTCCAACGCGTGCAACATCATTGGATAATTCCGACAGTGACAATAGTTCAGCACCAAAGCTTCAGGAGGAAGACGGTGGTAATGTTCAAGATAAGAAGAAGAGTGACACATTGAGAAAGCTCTTTTCAACTGCCAAGGGTGGCGCAAAGGGTGGTGGTAAGGGTGGAAAAGGTGGAAAGGGCGGTGGTAAATGTGGTATTTACGTTGAAGAGTACACAGGCACAGCAAACACACCGACGGGTAGTGAAAGCCCATACAAAAGGCCTTCATCACAGGCTTCCACATTACCAAGTTTTCCATCCCTAACGTATGCCAATGGAATGCCAAGTCtaatatgtaaaatcgatttAAATAGAATCCCTCATATACCCCAATCGTCAAGGGGACAAGAGCTCAGAGAGAGAACAGAATTGCCCGACACAAGGCCAGCATCACGACAATCCAATGTTAAAACGGAACGCCCACCTACCCCTGAGGAGGGCGAAATTATTGATACAGTGTCACCAACAGACTACAGAACTCACGGTGATAACAATGAGATTGATGACAAAGTTAAACGTACAATTAAAAGTGATAATGATAGTAAGAATAGAGCGGGTCCCAGTGGTAGTGGTACAAGTGGTGCTAGTGGATTGAACGGTAATGCACCTAAACGAAAACGTAATCCAAGTTGTACTTCTGTTTCGAGTGTTAGTGTTTGTTCAGTTGAGTCTAAAGTTAAGTCTGAGCAcaaggagaagaagaagaggaaacGGAAACACGGGGACAAGGAGGCAGGAATAGGGAGACCGGCTTCACGACAG AATGATGCACAACCAACTAATCACGAACGGGAAGAGAAGCCTGATATTCACCTGCTGCCACCACCGGCAGCGCCACCCCAGAGGGTATTCTTCTCCTACTTCAATCCCCTGAATGAAGTTCAAGAGGACCAGGTTCG GGACCAAAATCAGTACCTGACAGAAGCTAAAAGATTGAAGCACAGCGCAGACCAAGAGTGTGAATTAACAGCCCAGGGTATGTTGTACTTGGAGGCAGTCCTGTACTTCCTTTTAACCGGTCATGCTATGGAGTCCGATCCGGTAACTGACAGGGCCTCCTTCACCATGTACAAGGACACACTCAGTCTCATCAA GTACATCTCTTCCAAATTCAAGAGCCAACAGAACAATTCACCCGAGAGTAGTATACACAACAAGTTGGCGATCTTGAG TTTATGGTGCCAGTCCCTTATTTACCTGAAACTCTtcaaaatgaggaaaaatgaaaccAAAGAGATTCAGAAGATCGTTGGTGATTATCATCAAAAG TGTGCATTCCAGTTCGCTTCTTCACAGTCAACACAGTCAACTGCTGTACAGCCTGAGGGCCAAGGTActccctctctctcacccACCCCGTCGCCAGCAGGTTCGGTTGGGTCAGTTGGTAGTCAGAGCTCGGGTTACAGCAGTGGCGAATTAGCAAATCGTGGGGCTGCGACTGGACAACCACCAGCAGCAATGTACGTCAGTGTTCCATTAAATGTTCATTCGGCTATGCAGAAATTGACTCATCAGTTTTCATTACTTATGAGTTGCCATGAACTTTGGGATCAGGCTAATGCACTTGTGACTGATAAGCATCGTG aatttttcgtcGAATTGGATGAAAAACTTGGTCCCCTCACGTTGAAGAGCTCCCTGCGAGACCTAGTGCGTTACGTGCAAGCTGGAATAAAGAAACTACGAGCCCTCTGA